In a single window of the Burkholderia contaminans genome:
- a CDS encoding 4Fe-4S dicluster domain-containing protein codes for MPDKSTDDCKQQPGVIAPVVDLKRCEGKGNCVAVCPENVFEIRRIDKVDYLGLDLMHRLKQRVHGMKVAYTPNADACRSCGLCVTACPERAITLARTA; via the coding sequence ATGCCCGACAAGTCAACGGACGACTGCAAACAGCAGCCGGGGGTGATTGCGCCGGTCGTCGATCTGAAGCGCTGCGAAGGTAAAGGGAATTGTGTCGCGGTTTGCCCCGAGAACGTGTTCGAGATCCGGCGCATCGACAAAGTCGATTACCTCGGCCTTGACCTGATGCATCGCCTGAAGCAGCGCGTGCATGGCATGAAGGTCGCCTATACGCCGAATGCAGACGCGTGCCGGTCATGCGGACTGTGTGTGACGGCGTGCCCCGAACGCGCGATCACGCTCGCCCGAACGGCATAG